In one window of Primulina tabacum isolate GXHZ01 chromosome 8, ASM2559414v2, whole genome shotgun sequence DNA:
- the LOC142554768 gene encoding uncharacterized protein LOC142554768 gives MEASTNTVFRPPILDGSNYALWKVKMRVFIKSIEERAWQRVLDGWSPPKIEDADGDTRLKPESTWTIDEVQTSNFNSKALNAIFSSVDTRMFNLITNCVCAKEAWDILHKHCEGSESVRKTRLRMVASKFESLRMEDRESILEYDSRLRQLSNEAHSLGDPMSNERLVNKVLRSLPEKFNVKVCAIEESKDTSTINMDELMSSLRTFEMNLDLQKKDKGKTIALEVSTDSYDEILQISKEVNESDLGEDSISLITKKFGDYLKKMREKKKIGQKSVLPNITTSAKAQKFTPMKGQFRPKTELQIQSNVRNLDSVQCRECSGFGHYANECANRLRRNKGMAVTLSDEESDDDQGSNESENHTSLSAVIKEKRSMQINPLGIATGVTIPGRNISSNSVCLNSTTLGESSQSENQEVDDDEVTLESVQKMYEELYEGWIKRNKVNAILSKENTELKSQVSRLEVILSKKDLELCKVKEELGEATQILAKLNSSSSKLDSLLMIGKNDKAGLGYTNHQFEIGESSNTERKPTVFVKGSAEISNATYTEKGVSSKRQIATKKSKSRKRHFISHYCFRPGHIKPYCFKLRDDYKRWESEQVLPQVLYNIRCNTANRKPSVKRVWVPKANIQCSVIYTSLKTNIAGIWYFDSGCSRHMTGSKDYLTDYVELRNGHVTYGGGAKGRIAGKGTLNVDGLPSLHNVLYVEGLNSNLISISTRSADNCYQLGEDPVCNHSKVSELNLWHQKLDHANFKTLKNLGKYDAVRGMPNLSSGIPYVCGACQKDLTGKTIEDDIDGLLNISETLPNTDVAPGVVTPETTPALAESNDEPGEYTENDDVVTNEWIDIPSKIQKNHPSSQIIGEAFGGMQTRRKEKVDYRKMMGLVCMTSYTLKNDVWDLVPRPDNVNVIGTKWIFKNKTDESGIVVRNKARLVAQGYTQIEGIDFDETFAPVARIESVRLLLAIACHMDIKLYQMDVKSVFLNDI, from the exons ATGGAAGCATCAACAAACACTGTTTTTAGACCTCCCATATTGGATGGATCAAACTATGCATTATGGAAAGTAAAGATGAGGGTTTTTATTAAATCAATTGAAGAAAGAGCTTGGCAGCGTGTACTTGATGGTTGGAGTCCACCAAAGATTGAGGATGCTGATGGAGACACTCGGCTCAAACCTGAAAGTACATGGACAATTGATGAAGTGCAAACGTCAAATTTTAATTCCAAGGCTCTCAATGCTATATTCTCGTCTGTTGACACAAGGATGTTTAATTTAATCACCAATTGTGTTTGTGCCAAAGAAGCTTGGGATATACTTCATAAACATTGTGAAGGATCCGAAAGTGTGCGTAAAACTAGGCTAAGGATGGTggcatcaaaatttgaaagccTGAGAATGGAGGACAGGGAGTCTATTCTTGAGTATGATAGCCGGTTGAGACAACTTTCTAATGAAGCTCACAGTCTTGGAGATCCCATGTCCAATGAAAGATTGGTGAACAAAGTTTTAAGATCTCTACCTGAGAAATTTAATGTCAAAGTTTGTGCAATTGAAGAATCTAAAGATACTTCAACAATCAACATGGATGAATTAATGAGTTCCCTCagaacttttgagatgaatcttgatttacaaaagaaggataaagggaagACAATAGCCCTTGAAGTTTCAACTGACTCTTATGATGAAATCCTTCAAATATCTAAAGAAGTGAATGAATCTGATTTAGGTGAAGATTCTATCTCTCTAATTACTAAAAAATTCGGTGATTActtgaagaaaatgagagagaagaagaaaattggacaaaaatctGTGTTGCCCAATATCACCACTTCTGCAAAAGCTCAAAAGTTTACTCCTATGAAAGGACAATTTCGACCAAAAACTGAATTGCAAATCCAatcaaatgtcagaaatttggaCTCAGTACAATGCAGAGAGTGTTCTGGATTTGGACACTATGCCAATGAGTGTGCCAATCGACTTCGGAGAAACAAAGGCATGGCTGTCACTTTGAGTGATGAAGAGTCTGATGATGATCAAGGATCAAATGAATCTGAAAATCACACATCGTTGTCTGCTGTGATCAAGGAGAAGCGTTCAATGCAAATCAATCCTTTGGGTATTGCCACAGGTGTTACAATACCTGGTCGCAACATCTCTTCAAATTCAGTGTGTCTTAATTCTACAACCCTTGGTGAATCAAGTCAGTCTGAAAACCAAGAAGTAGATGATGATGAAGTCACTCTGGAAAGTGTGCAGAAAATGTATGAAGAATTGTATGAAGGCtggatcaaaagaaataaagtGAATGCAATTCTCTCCAAAGAGAACACTGAGCTGAAGTCACAAGTATCACGACTTGAAGTAATCTTAAGTAAGAAAGATCTGGAATTATGCAAAGTCAAGGAAGAGCTTGGAGAAGCAACTCAAATTCTTGCGAAGCTTAATTCAAGTTCATCCAAACTTGATTCACTCTTGATGATTGGAAAGAATGACAAAGCTGGACTTGGTTATACGAATCACCAATTTGAAATAGGAGAGTCTTCCAACACCGAAAGAAAACCAACTGTCTTTGTCAAAGGAAGTGCTGAAATCTCGAATGCTACATACACTGAAAAAGGTGTTTCATCAAAGAGGCAAATAGCTACAAAGAAGTCCAAGTCCAGAAAACGTCACTTTATCAGCCACTATTGCTTTAGACCTGGTCATATCAAACCCTACTGTTTTAAACTGAGAGATGACTACAAAAGATGGGAATCTGAACAGGTGTTGCCACAGGTATTGTACAACATCCGGTGTAACACTGCCAATAGGAAACCATCGGTAAAAAGGGTTTGGGTGCCAAAGGCTAATATTCAATGTTCTGTTATTTATACTTcgttaaaaactaacattgcaggaatatggtactttgacagtggcTGTTCACGCCACATGACAGGTTCTAAAGACTATTTGACTGACTATGTTGAACTAAGGAATGGTCATGTGACATATGGTGGAGGTGCTAAAGGAAGAATAGCTGGCAAAGGGACCTTGAATGTTGATGGACTGCCTAGTCTACACAATGTGCTTTATGTCGAAGGACTTAACTCAAAtttaataagcataa GTACAAGGTCGGCTGACAATTGTTATCAACTTGGAGAGGACCCtgtgtgcaatcattcaaaagtaAGTGAACTAAACTTGTGGCATCAAAAATTGGATCATGCAAACTTCAAGACATTAAAGAACCTTGGTAAGTACGATGCTgtgagaggtatgcctaatTTATCCTCTGGAATTCCTTATGTTTGTGGTGCATGTCAAAAGG ATCTAACGGGAAAAACAATCGAGGACGATATTGATGGGCTATTGAACATAAGTGAGACACTGCCTAACACAGATGTTGCACCTGGTGTTGTAACACCTGAGACAACACCTGCACTGGCAGAATCAAATGATGAACCAGGAGAATAtactgaaaatgatgatgttgtaACCAATGAATGGATTGATATTCCCAgtaagattcagaaaaatcatccatcatctcagATCATTGGAGAAGCATTTGGAGGAATGCAAACTAGAAGAAAGGAGAAGGTAGATTATCGGAAAATGATGGGTCTAGTATGCATGACTTCGTATACTCTCAA GAATGATGTGTGGGATTTGGTTCCCAGACCTGATAATGTGAATGTTATTGGAAccaaatggatttttaaaaacaaaactgatgaatctggGATTGTTGTGAGAAATAAAGCTAGGTTAGTTGCTCAAGGGTATACTCAAATTGAaggaattgattttgatgagacaTTTGCCCCTGTTGCCCGGATTGAGTCAGTCCGACTTTTACTTGCTATCGCTTGTCACATGGACATAAaactatatcaaatggatgtgaaaagtgtCTTTTTGAACGATATTTGA
- the LOC142554091 gene encoding uncharacterized protein LOC142554091 yields MAWRGSFSRSFISTARASAFRSPPPLSSGRRVRPPYLQPRRLSFSHPRTLGELGCTQSLMPLLNVMAGARLTSHLAANARACCELYNGTFCRTCQDR; encoded by the exons ATGGCTTGGCGTGGTTCGTTTTCCAGATCTTTCATCTCCACGGCCAGGGCTTCCGCCTTCCGCTCGCCGCCGCCGCTCTCATCGGGTCGGCGCGTTCGCCCGCCTTACCTCCAACCCCGCCGCCTCTCGTTTTCCCATCCTAG GACATTGGGGGAACTGGGATGTACTCAATCGCTGATGCCACTGCTTAATGTAATGGCTGGAGCACGGCTGACATCTCACTTGGCAGCCAATGCGCGGGCGTGCTGTGAGCTGTACAATGGTACCTTCTGCCGTACTTGTCAGGATCGCTAG